The Limnospira fusiformis SAG 85.79 genomic interval CCATAGCGACTAGCAGCATTAGTGAGTTGATTGTGCAACTTCACCTCATTGACATCTTGATCACCGCGAATACTAACCAGGACTAAAACGGTGATTCCGTTATCATAGACTGCCTGATATAGCACATTTTTGACAACTTGGGTGGGGGAACATTTGAGAAACTCACAGAGGGTGGCGATCGTAGGGGTATTAGGGGTTTCGAGTTTTTGGTAGGTAGTAAAACCGGAGGCTACCGCATCAGGGGGTAAAGATACAGCCTTTTCGACATTAGCCGCATATTTTCCGTCAGGGGTGTATAGTACCTCATCTTCCCCAGCATCAGCTAAAACCATAAACTCCTGGGAACCAGACCCACCAATAGCGCCAGAATCAGCTTCTACTGCACAGAAATCTAACCCACAGCGTCGCAAGATATTACGATAGGCGCGATCCATATCTTGATAGGTTTGTTTCAGGCTATCTTCGCTGGTGTGGAATGAGTAGCCATCTTTCATAATAAATTCACGGCCACGCATTAAGCCAAATCGCGGGCGGATCTCGTCTCTAAATTTAGTTTGGATCTGATATAAATGTAGGGGCAGTTGTTGGTACGAGCGGATCATGTCCCTGGCTACGGCGGTAATTACCTCTTCGTGGGTGGGTCCGAGAGCCAGAGAGCGATCGCGTCTATCTTTCAGGGAAAACATGATACCTTCTGCTTTCGTGTAGGTATCCCAGCGCCCTGACTCTTTCCATAGTTCGGAGGGTTGAACCTGGGGAAGTAGACATTCCTGCGCCCCGGTAGCGTTCATTTCTTCTCTCACAATTTGGGAGACTTTCTGTAGCACCCGCCACATTAGGGGTAAATAGGCGTAAACTCCGCTACCGATACGACGGATATAGCCAGCGCGGAGGAGGAGTTTATGGCTAGGGATTTCTGCCTCTGTCGGGTCTTCCCGCAGGGTGACAAAGAGCATTTGGGAAAGTCGCATCGGTTTGGTTTCCAGAGATATTACGCAACTTTCCATTATAGCAGATATATTTATCCCCTGTCAAGCATATTATGAGTAATTCCCCAGGGAGATTAGGTGGGGGTAGTGATTTTACCAGGTTACCAGATTTTCCCATCTTTCGATAGTTTTAGGTCCAATACCAGAAACACGGGTAACATCATCTAAACTGGTAAAAGGCTGCTGACTGCGTGCTTCTATAATTCGCTGCGCCAAACCGGGACCGATACCGGGAAGGCTTTCTAATTCCGGCTGAGATGCGGTATTGATGTTAATAATTTCTCCTGATGGATGAAAGGGTGTTTCAATGACACCGCCACAATTTTGTTTTTCCCGTTCAATTCTACTTAAAAGCCAACCAGGAACGCCCAAACTTGAATTTTGATATAAGCGCTCAAATTCCCGTTGAAAATGAGCGTTAACGGTGGGATTATTAACGACTAATAAGGTCTCATCATTGGAGTGATTAGCGGCTCGACTCCAGTTATGGGAACCGGTAATCACGATTTGATCATCAATGACGGCAAATTTATGATGAAGGCGATCGCCTTCAGCCAAATTCGGAACTCCGACGGTAGAAATAGGTTGTGACCAAGGGTTATTTCCGGGTTGATATCGACAATTATTAGGCAAAGCAATCCCCATCATATCCAGGGCTTCGCTATAGTAGCGGTAAGCAAACCCAACCTCAATTAATCCCCGGATTTCCACTCCCCTTTGATGAACTGTTTTTAAGGTATCGGACAATTCCTGAGCCGAGAACACAAATAAAGCAAAATTTATGTCATTTCTAGCTCGTTGTAAGGTTTGAGCAATCAAGCCATTAACGCTATTTTCCCAAGGTCTAGTAGCCGAAATAGGGGCAAACTGAACGGTAACAGTTCCTTGACCGACGGAGACTTGTTTAACTCCCCGATGTGGTTTATTAATCCCAAACAGACTATCATTTTCTCCTCCGGGTCCATCTCCCCACATAATTTCAAATTCCCGGGTAAAAATAGCGGCTAACTCCCGGCTATTGATAGACAGCAAATTATTAGGATTACCCCGGCTTTCGGCGGAGTAAAAATCTCCGTGAATATCACTGGTAGTAAAATTCGCAGAGGTGACAATAACTGTATTTTGGTCAACTATGACAAACTTATGGTGCATCAAACCGCTACCCTTCGACCCATCCTCGGTATCATCGATTAAGGGAACATTAGCATTAGCCAGCATAACCAGAGCATCTCTTTGGTTAATTTCTTCAGGTTCGAGGCGACCATTTTGGTTTAAATCCGCCAAGTGCATAAATTCTTGATAACGACCTTTTTCTCTATCGGAAAAGGCGGCAATTTCGGCGGGGGTAAAATCACTAAAGGGGCGACTATATTCATTTTCAATAATGACGCGCACCCGGACTCCTTTTTGATGTTGATTAACTAAGGCTTGAGCGATTTTGGGTAAACGTAATTCCTGAATGGCGACATCTACACTTTGGGAAGCACTGTTAATAGCATCGACTATAATTTGTTCAAGGTTATCACCGAGTCTAGTTTTGGGGCGATAGGGTTCGGTATAGACGGAAGCCTGGGAATGATTAAAATAAACCCGAATCTGTGGATCTTGAGGTAAGGGGTCAACTAAGGGTTGAACAGAAGCATTATGATTAGACCTGATGCTATGGGAATTGCAAGCACAGGAGTTGAGTATAAATACCAGACTAGCGCCCAGCCCAAATAAGCGGGTGACAGGAAGCAAACGCACCATTGATAGTTAATTGTATAGGTAATTGAGAGTTACCGAATTTTTTAGCACTTTTGTTGTGGTTGTTGGGGGAAAATTAAATTAGCTTAACAACTTGAGACTCGGAAAGTCGCTCTGGTACAATAGTCCAGGGGCTAGGGTTAGTTGCAACCCTCATACTATGCTATGCCAAAGAGAAAAAAGACCTTTCCTTGTGGCCATAAAGGTTATGGCCGTGTTTGTCATCGCTGTGAACAAGTCCAAATAGCGGAGGAACAAGAATATCGGGAGTTAGAAGACAGAAAGAACAAGAAACTGGAGTGGGAGGCTTCATTTGCTCAGGATCTTATTGATTTAAGGGGATTACCGGACTATGTTGTAATTAAGGCGAGGGTTATTATTGATGGACTGACCAGCAATAAAAATTATCGGGAGTTTGGTGGGAAGCGGTTGCGCCATAATCGTTTTGTGATCAGTATTCCTGTAACTCGTAACTATCGGATGTTATGCCAGGATAGTGGCAGTTTTCTGATTCCTCAAAAGGTCCTATCCCATGAGGACTATAACGTTTGTAAGCCGGGTAAATTATGACTGTGGCTTTAATGAAGGTTTTTGGTGTGCCTGAGTTCCCTAGTTTGATGATCACTTTGGGTGAGACTAATGCAAATTTACTTAGATTATAGTGCAACTACTCCGACTTGTGCAGAGGCGATCGCTGCTATGCAAGGGGTATTGACGGAAAGTTGGGGTAATCCTTCTAGCTTGCATGAATGGGGTCAGAGGTCGGCTACGGTTGTGGAAGTGGCTAGAACCCAGGTGGCACATTTAATTAATGCGCCGCCTGATGGGATAATTTTCACTTCTGGGGGAACAGAAGCGGATAATTTGGCGATATTTGGGGTGGTCGGTCAATATGATCAGCCTCAACATCTGATTATTTCTAGTGTGGAACATTCGGCGATCGCTGAACCGGTAGGACTATTGGAAAAACGGGGCTGGTCGGTGACTCGTTTACCTGTCGATCGCCAAGGTCGCATTCATCCCCTGGATTTAAAAACCGCTTTACAACCCAATACGGTTTTGGTATCGGTGATTTATGGTCAGAGTGAGGTGGGAACTTTACAGCCGATTGAAACTTTGGGGAAAATAGCCCGATCCCATGGGGTTTTGTTCCATACTGATGCAGTCCAGGTGGCGGGAAGATTGCCCATTGATGTGGAAAATTTGCCTGTGGATATGCTATCGCTATCTAGCCATAAAATTTATGGTCCCCAAGGTGTGGGGGCTTTGTATGTGCGTCCGGGGGTGGAGTTGATACCACTTATGGGCGGCGGCGGTCAGGAGTTTAAATTGCGATCGGGAACTCAGGCGGTCCCGGCTATTGCTGGGTTTGGGGTGGCTGCGGAATTGGCGGCGCAGGAACTTTTATGGGAAACTCCCCGATTGATTAAATTACGCGATCGCTTGTTTGATTTGCTGGCGGATATTCCCTATTTAGTCCCTACTGGCGATCGCTTACACCGACTACCCCACCATGTTAGTTTCTGTGTGGTTCCCCCGGCTGAGGTGACTGGAATTACTGGGAAAACTCTAGTCCGACATCTCAATTTGGCGGGAATTGGTATTAGCGCCGGTTCTGCTTGTCATAGTGGTAAACTTAGCCCTAGTCCGGTTTTGCTGGCTATGGGATATAGCGATCGTGAGGGCTTGGGGAGTATTCGTCTAACTTTGGGACGACAAACTACCGAGGCTGATATCGAGTGGACGGCGATCGCCGTTAAACAAATTTTAGATCGTCTGATTTCTAAACCTCTAGCGATCGCTTTTTAACTCACTCACTCACAGCGCTATCTGAATCAACCCGCCCCACCTATCATTAATTATTAATTATTAATTATTAATTATTAATTATTAATTATCGGGGCGGGTTCTATCAATTCAATTCCCCAGGACTATCTGAATCAACCCGCCCCACCCATTCATTAATTATTAATTATTAATTATTAATTATCGGGGCGGGTTCTGTCAATTCAATTCCCCAGGACTATCTGAATCAACCCGCCCCACTCATTCATTAATTATTAATTATTAATTATTAATTATTAATTATTAATTGTCGATTAAGGAAAATAGACGATCGCCTGTGCGTTGATTTTCCGCCGGAGTTCCTATGGTAATTCTTAAACCACCTCCTGTATGGCGAATTAAAGAACCCTGAGATTTCATAGCCTGTACTATTTGATTTAATCGCTGATCAGAATTATTAGACTTGAGACGACCATAGATAAAATTAGCATCACTCGGCCAAAATTTGAACAGAGGATGATTAGCCAACCGCGTCCAGAGGCGATCGCGTTCCCTAATAATTTCCGGGATGACCTGTTGTAATTCTTCCCGGTGAGTTAAGGCTAACAAAGCCGCTTCTTGGGAGAAACTAGGGAGGTTATAGGGAAGGCGCACCTTTTCTAAGATAGTAGTCAATTCCGGGGAAGTTATAGCATAGCCAACCCGCAAAGAAGCCAACCGAAAAGCCTTAGAAAAAGTCCTTAAAATCACCCAATTAGGATGTTGGGTAATTTCTCCGGCTACTGTGGTTTGACTAAACTCAAAATAAGCCTCATCAATGACTACTAAGATATGTTGGGGAAGACTCCGCAGCCAGTCTAATTCTGCCTCGGTTAAAGCATTAGCGGTGGGGGAGTTGGGATGCACCACAAACACTACTTTAATGGGGGGGTTTTGCTGGTCGAGAATAGCCTGTTTGGCGGCGATTAAATCTATTTCAAAATTCGCCTCCGACCGATTAACTGTGACTACCGGAACCCCTAAAGTTTGGGCGAGAATAGCATACATGGAGAATGTAGGGTTGGCTACTAAAATCGACCCAGAACCATTTAAGCAGGTGGCAATTAACAGAGAACGGATCAACTCATCAGAACCGTTCCCTACAGACACATAATCAGCGGTTATCGGGGTGGAAACCTCGGAAATGGCAGAATTAACATAATTAGCGATCGCCTTTTTAACAGGCTCGTGGCTGCCGTCTGGATAACGATTGGTTTCAATATCCCGTTGATAGATACTCGCCAATTTCTGTTTCAACTCCCCTGGTAGGTCATAGGGGGACTCGTTAGTATCCAGGCGGTCCATAATTAGATCAGACTTAACCGCACTACCAGAGTCTCCACCTGGGTGGGGGGTGTAGGCTTCAAATTGATTCAGATCTTCGCGAATAAATGGCAACATATATATAGAGTGATTTGAGAAACTATTACTCAACCCAAGCAACTAGAGGTTTAAATCAATGGCTGGAAAACAGATTTTGATGCTGGTGGGTGACTTTGTAGAGGACTATGAAGTTATGGTTCCTTTCCAAGCCTTACAAATGTTAGGACATACTGTTCATGCTGTTTGTCCGGGGAAAAAATCCGGGGAAAAAGTCCGAACTGCTGTCCATGATTTTGAAGGCGATCAAACTTACACGGAAAAGCCCGGTCATAATTTTACCCTGAATGCGACATTTGAGGATATACAACCAGAAAATTATCACGCTTTGGTAATTCCTGGGGGCAGAGCGCCGGAATATATTCGCCTCAACCCCAATGTCATTCAAGCGGTCAAGCATTTCGCGGAAACGAATAAACCTATTGCGGCTATTTGCCATGGCGCTCAACTTTTGGCGGCGGCAAATGTTCTCCAGGGTAAACGCTGTTCAGCTTATCCGGCTTGTTCGCCTGATGTTGTTCTGGCTGGCGGACAATATGCTGATATTGCGGTTGATGATGCGATCGCTGATGGTAATTTAGTTACAGCACCAGCATGGCCGGCTCACCCCCGTTGGTTGGCTGAGTTTGTGAAACTACTGGGAACACAAATTATCCATTCTTAGATATCTTTCCCCCTGGCAATAGGCATTCGCCAACCTGTCCCAAAAGCGCGATCGCTAATTTTCAACCCAGGGGGTGCTTGGCGGCGTTTAAATTCTGCGCCCATAACCAATTTTACCATACGTTCCACCGTTTGGCAATCATGTCCGGCTGCAATAATTGTGGCAACAGATTCATGTTTTTCGATGAGCCGATAGAGAATATCATCTAAGATATGATAGGGGGGGAGAGAATCACTATCAAATTGACCCGGTTTTAATTCGGCACTGGCGGGTTTAATCAGGACATTATTAGGGATAATTTCTCGACCTCTGCTTTCATTTAACCATTTGCAAATTGAGTAAACACGGGTTTTCGGCACATCCGCAATTACCGCTAAACCACCATTCATGTCACCATAAAGGGTACAGTATCCGACGGCGATTTCTGACTTGTTACCTGTGGAGAGTAACAGATGACCGAATTTGTTAGAAATTGCCATTAATAAAGTCCCCCTAATTCGGGATTGCATATTTTCTTCAGCAATACCAAATTGAGTCCCGGCGAACAAGTCATATAGGGTGGTATCAAAGGCATTCATAACCGACTCAATTGGCAGTGTTTTGGTGGAAATTCCCAGGTTGTTAGCTAAATCAAAAGCATCCTCAAGGGAATGTTCGGAACTGTAGGGAGATGGCATCAAAACCCCTAAAACTTGCTGACTGCCTAGGGCTTCGGTAGCAATAGCAGCGACCAAGGAAGAATCAATCCCTCCACTTAACCCAATTACCACCTTAGAAAAGCCACATTTTCGGGTATAGTCT includes:
- the proS gene encoding proline--tRNA ligase codes for the protein MRLSQMLFVTLREDPTEAEIPSHKLLLRAGYIRRIGSGVYAYLPLMWRVLQKVSQIVREEMNATGAQECLLPQVQPSELWKESGRWDTYTKAEGIMFSLKDRRDRSLALGPTHEEVITAVARDMIRSYQQLPLHLYQIQTKFRDEIRPRFGLMRGREFIMKDGYSFHTSEDSLKQTYQDMDRAYRNILRRCGLDFCAVEADSGAIGGSGSQEFMVLADAGEDEVLYTPDGKYAANVEKAVSLPPDAVASGFTTYQKLETPNTPTIATLCEFLKCSPTQVVKNVLYQAVYDNGITVLVLVSIRGDQDVNEVKLHNQLTNAASRYGGKALLSLTVPDPETQAKWASKPLPLGYIAPSLEDDYIISDNKQIAPKFLRLVDHTAVELQNLVTGSNQSGYHVVGANWGQEFKLPDLVADLRKAKKGDRSIHDPSQTLESARGIEIGHIFQLGTKYSQAMGATYTSETGEDLPLVMGCYGVGVSRLAQAAVEQSYDKDGIIWPVAIAPYHVIITVPNVSDNQQMAIAQQLYSQLNQAGVETLLDDRNERAGVKFKDADLVGIPYRIVTGRAIKSGKVELVQRADHESSEVPIEQVVSLLQQKISQSL
- a CDS encoding phospholipase D-like domain-containing protein gives rise to the protein MVRLLPVTRLFGLGASLVFILNSCACNSHSIRSNHNASVQPLVDPLPQDPQIRVYFNHSQASVYTEPYRPKTRLGDNLEQIIVDAINSASQSVDVAIQELRLPKIAQALVNQHQKGVRVRVIIENEYSRPFSDFTPAEIAAFSDREKGRYQEFMHLADLNQNGRLEPEEINQRDALVMLANANVPLIDDTEDGSKGSGLMHHKFVIVDQNTVIVTSANFTTSDIHGDFYSAESRGNPNNLLSINSRELAAIFTREFEIMWGDGPGGENDSLFGINKPHRGVKQVSVGQGTVTVQFAPISATRPWENSVNGLIAQTLQRARNDINFALFVFSAQELSDTLKTVHQRGVEIRGLIEVGFAYRYYSEALDMMGIALPNNCRYQPGNNPWSQPISTVGVPNLAEGDRLHHKFAVIDDQIVITGSHNWSRAANHSNDETLLVVNNPTVNAHFQREFERLYQNSSLGVPGWLLSRIEREKQNCGGVIETPFHPSGEIININTASQPELESLPGIGPGLAQRIIEARSQQPFTSLDDVTRVSGIGPKTIERWENLVTW
- a CDS encoding DUF7682 family zinc-binding protein, with the translated sequence MPKRKKTFPCGHKGYGRVCHRCEQVQIAEEQEYRELEDRKNKKLEWEASFAQDLIDLRGLPDYVVIKARVIIDGLTSNKNYREFGGKRLRHNRFVISIPVTRNYRMLCQDSGSFLIPQKVLSHEDYNVCKPGKL
- a CDS encoding cysteine desulfurase family protein; translation: MQIYLDYSATTPTCAEAIAAMQGVLTESWGNPSSLHEWGQRSATVVEVARTQVAHLINAPPDGIIFTSGGTEADNLAIFGVVGQYDQPQHLIISSVEHSAIAEPVGLLEKRGWSVTRLPVDRQGRIHPLDLKTALQPNTVLVSVIYGQSEVGTLQPIETLGKIARSHGVLFHTDAVQVAGRLPIDVENLPVDMLSLSSHKIYGPQGVGALYVRPGVELIPLMGGGGQEFKLRSGTQAVPAIAGFGVAAELAAQELLWETPRLIKLRDRLFDLLADIPYLVPTGDRLHRLPHHVSFCVVPPAEVTGITGKTLVRHLNLAGIGISAGSACHSGKLSPSPVLLAMGYSDREGLGSIRLTLGRQTTEADIEWTAIAVKQILDRLISKPLAIAF
- a CDS encoding histidinol-phosphate transaminase, coding for MLPFIREDLNQFEAYTPHPGGDSGSAVKSDLIMDRLDTNESPYDLPGELKQKLASIYQRDIETNRYPDGSHEPVKKAIANYVNSAISEVSTPITADYVSVGNGSDELIRSLLIATCLNGSGSILVANPTFSMYAILAQTLGVPVVTVNRSEANFEIDLIAAKQAILDQQNPPIKVVFVVHPNSPTANALTEAELDWLRSLPQHILVVIDEAYFEFSQTTVAGEITQHPNWVILRTFSKAFRLASLRVGYAITSPELTTILEKVRLPYNLPSFSQEAALLALTHREELQQVIPEIIRERDRLWTRLANHPLFKFWPSDANFIYGRLKSNNSDQRLNQIVQAMKSQGSLIRHTGGGLRITIGTPAENQRTGDRLFSLIDN
- a CDS encoding DJ-1/PfpI family protein codes for the protein MAGKQILMLVGDFVEDYEVMVPFQALQMLGHTVHAVCPGKKSGEKVRTAVHDFEGDQTYTEKPGHNFTLNATFEDIQPENYHALVIPGGRAPEYIRLNPNVIQAVKHFAETNKPIAAICHGAQLLAAANVLQGKRCSAYPACSPDVVLAGGQYADIAVDDAIADGNLVTAPAWPAHPRWLAEFVKLLGTQIIHS